One segment of Cottoperca gobio chromosome 24, fCotGob3.1, whole genome shotgun sequence DNA contains the following:
- the LOC115003945 gene encoding LOW QUALITY PROTEIN: trace amine-associated receptor 1-like (The sequence of the model RefSeq protein was modified relative to this genomic sequence to represent the inferred CDS: inserted 1 base in 1 codon; substituted 1 base at 1 genomic stop codon): MESEVTVKGTFTVNEIHPCYDNTSYVFTSNPSIPCVLVYIFLGLLSVTTICGNLLVIISIIYFKQLHTPTNYLIFSLAVADLLVGVLVFPFSMTFTVSSCLHHEDLLYRYYAVCQPLTYRTKMNVHVTVVMIVVSWGVSALIGLASXFRDXIQGACEVMCSVDVVMANTMGAVLSFYLPAIIMLCIYLKIFLVAKKQVNNIQNTICQSTKSGATASRMERKATKTLAIVMGVFLLCLTPYFLYIIFQPLIYNPPPVSVIETLNWLTLSNSMLNPFIYAFFYSWFKSAFKMIISGKIFQGNFANSKLL, translated from the exons ATGGAATCAGAAGTGACCGTCAAAGGAACTTTCACTGTTAATGAAATACATCCCTGCTATGATAATACAAGTTATGTCTTTACAAGCAACCCTTCCATACCATGTGTATTAGTATATATTTTCCTTGGTTTATTATCTGTCACCACAATATGTGGAAACCTCCTTGTAATAATCTCCATCATTTACTTCAAACAGCTCCACACCCCTACAAACTACCTTATTTTCTCTCTGGCTGTAGCTGACCTCCTCGTAGGagttttagtttttcctttCAGCATGACATTCACTGTGAGCTCTTGTCTGCATCATGAAGATTTATTAT ACAGATATTATGCTGTTTGTCAGCCTCTGACATATAGAACTAAAATGAATGTTCATGTTACTGTGGTCATGATCGTGGTGAGCTGGGGGGTTTCTGCTCTAATTGGATTGGCATCATAATTTCGGG TCATCCAAGGAGCATGTGAAGTAATGTGCTCAGTTGATGTTGTAATGGCAAATACTATGGGAGCTGTTCTCTCATTTTACCTCCCAGCCATCATAATGCTCTGTATCTACCTGAAGATTTTTCTTGTTGCTAAGAAACAGGTAAATAACATCCAGAACACAATTTGTCAGAGCACAAAGTCTGGAGCAACTGCCAGTaggatggagagaaaagcaACTAAAACTCTGGCTATAGTTATgggagtttttcttttatgtttgactccttattttctttatattatctTTCAGCCTTTAATTTATAATCCCCCACCAGTTTCAGTAATTGAAACACTCAACTGGCTTACACTGTCAAATTCAATGCTGAATCCATTTATTTATGCTTTCTTTTACAGCTGGTTCAAATCAGCTttcaaaatgataatttcagGGAAAATATTTCAAGGTAACTTTGCTAACTCAAAACTGCTCTGA